A genomic stretch from Oleomonas cavernae includes:
- a CDS encoding Mov34/MPN/PAD-1 family protein, whose translation MILRLTAATAQAMRAHAARDFPREACGLILGPAGAAGAVTGDEAVPSANLAPAGADDTFEIDTALHLAVQRQARAAGRRVVGLYHSHPGAPPIPSGRDAAGAWDESLIWVIIATDIAGAGEIRGWVPAGGTFTEWVIEVVP comes from the coding sequence GTGATCCTGCGCCTGACCGCGGCCACGGCCCAGGCGATGCGCGCCCACGCCGCCCGCGACTTCCCGCGCGAGGCCTGCGGCCTGATCCTGGGGCCGGCCGGGGCAGCAGGGGCCGTGACCGGCGACGAGGCGGTGCCCTCGGCCAATCTGGCCCCCGCCGGCGCCGACGATACCTTCGAGATCGATACCGCGCTGCATCTGGCCGTTCAGCGCCAGGCCCGGGCGGCCGGGCGGCGGGTGGTCGGCCTCTATCATTCCCACCCCGGCGCCCCCCCGATTCCGTCGGGCCGGGATGCAGCCGGGGCATGGGACGAATCGCTCATTTGGGTGATCATCGCTACAGACATCGCCGGGGCCGGCGAAATAAGGGGATGGGTGCCTGCAGGCGGCACCTTTACGGAATGGGTCATCGAGGTGGTTCCATGA
- a CDS encoding threonine aldolase family protein — MNFSSDNAAGAHPKIVEALVRAAAAGPFPAYGADPITSNVEKRLSEIFERETAVFLVATGTAANALALSALTPPWGGVLCAAEAHVEIDECGAVEAISGARVMPVEAPDGRLTRAALEARVAPIRIGDQHHVQPAAVSITQATEAGTVYAPHQVGAVGDFCRDHGLHLHMDGARFANALVSIGCSPAELTWKAGVDVLSFGATKNGALAAEAVVFFKPELARDFLYRRKRAGHLFSKMRFLSAQLETYLEDGLWLANARHANALATRLAYGLVDISGIELEYPVEANELFVRLPAKVADALFAAGFHFYPWGAPPPDSETPGLFRFVTAFDSDPGAVDALIATARTAAAPAEAVEIAMADAAPVPAGDGNEAIAEIA; from the coding sequence ATGAATTTCTCGTCCGACAACGCCGCCGGGGCCCACCCCAAGATCGTCGAGGCCCTGGTCCGTGCGGCCGCGGCCGGCCCGTTCCCGGCCTATGGCGCCGACCCGATAACCTCGAATGTCGAAAAGCGCCTGAGCGAAATCTTCGAGCGCGAGACGGCGGTGTTCCTGGTGGCGACGGGGACGGCGGCCAATGCCCTGGCCCTGTCGGCCCTGACCCCGCCCTGGGGTGGCGTGCTGTGCGCGGCCGAGGCCCATGTCGAGATCGACGAATGCGGCGCGGTCGAGGCGATCAGCGGCGCCCGCGTGATGCCGGTGGAGGCGCCCGACGGCCGCCTGACCCGCGCCGCCCTCGAGGCGCGGGTGGCCCCCATCCGCATCGGCGACCAGCACCATGTCCAGCCCGCCGCGGTTTCCATCACCCAGGCGACCGAGGCCGGCACCGTCTATGCCCCGCACCAGGTCGGTGCCGTCGGCGACTTCTGCCGCGACCACGGCCTCCACCTGCACATGGACGGCGCCCGCTTCGCCAATGCCCTGGTCTCGATCGGCTGTTCCCCGGCCGAGCTGACCTGGAAGGCCGGGGTCGACGTGCTCTCCTTCGGCGCCACCAAGAACGGTGCCCTGGCGGCGGAAGCCGTGGTCTTCTTCAAGCCCGAACTGGCCAGGGATTTCCTCTATCGCCGCAAGCGGGCCGGCCACCTGTTCTCCAAGATGCGTTTCCTGTCGGCGCAATTGGAGACCTATCTGGAAGACGGACTGTGGCTGGCCAATGCACGCCACGCCAATGCCCTGGCCACGCGCCTGGCCTATGGCCTGGTCGACATTTCCGGCATCGAGCTCGAATACCCGGTCGAGGCCAACGAGCTGTTCGTGCGCCTGCCGGCCAAGGTGGCCGATGCCCTCTTCGCCGCCGGCTTCCATTTCTATCCCTGGGGTGCGCCGCCGCCCGACAGCGAGACCCCCGGCCTGTTCCGCTTCGTCACCGCCTTCGACAGCGACCCCGGTGCGGTCGACGCCCTGATCGCCACGGCCCGGACGGCGGCGGCGCCCGCAGAGGCGGTTGAGATCGCGATGGCGGATGCGGCCCCCGTCCCTGCCGGCGACGGCAACGAAGCCATTGCAGAAATCGCTTGA